Proteins from a genomic interval of Choristoneura fumiferana chromosome 12, NRCan_CFum_1, whole genome shotgun sequence:
- the LOC141433623 gene encoding LOW QUALITY PROTEIN: afadin-like (The sequence of the model RefSeq protein was modified relative to this genomic sequence to represent the inferred CDS: inserted 3 bases in 2 codons), giving the protein MVLLRRCRVNAALTIQLFSHLFHYINAVCFNKLVTEPGTVSARWGAALAARLALLAAWAERQGLELPADCHLARTHQAARLISGTYRTGAEARAALAACFKLNSVQVRALLTPLAPPDVVDAAAAHAXPLADELCKADGREITLEESCWLGVGLLIPGDGFSAEVVRGVPPGXAEFVAPLQRGGLCRLAHQPLARGVWTVYMAGYGAAARRPPDPAVHIIQLNKNSNGMGLSIVAAKGAGQSKLGIYIKSVVAGGAAAADGRLAAGDQLLSVDGQSLVGITQEKVLLIYAYN; this is encoded by the exons ATGGTGCTGCTGCGCCGCTGCCGCGTCAACGCCGCGCTCACCATACAGCTGTTCTCGCATCTCTTCCATTACATCAACGCCGTCTGCTTCAACAAG TTGGTGACGGAGCCGGGCACGGTGTCGGCGAGGtggggcgcggcgctggcggccCGGCTGGCGCTGCTGGCCGCGTGGGCCGAGCGCCAGGGGCTGGAGTTGCCCGCAGACTGCCATCTGGCGCGCACGCATCAGGCCG CGCGGCTGATCAGCGGCACGTACCGCACGGGCGCGGAGGCGCGCGCGGCGCTGGCGGCCTGCTTCAAGCTGAACTCGGTGCAGGTGCGCGCGCTGCTCACGCCGCTGGCGCCGCCCGACGTCGtcgacgccgccgccgcgcacGC ACCGCTCGCCGACGAGCTCTGCAAGGCCGACGGACGGGAG ATAACGTTAGAGGAGAGCTGTTGGCTCGGCGTGGGCCTGCTGATCCCCGGGGACGGGTTCAGCGCGGAGGTGGTCCGCGGCGTGCCGCCGG TGGCGGAGTTCGTGGCGCCGCTGCAGCGCGGCGGGCTGTGCCGCCTGGCGCACCAGCCGCTGGCGCGCGGCGTGTGGACCGTGTACATGGCGGGCTacggcgccgccgcgcgccgcccgcccgacCCCGCCGTCCACATCATACAGCTCAACAAGAACTCCAACGGCATGGGGCTCAGCATCGTCGCCGCCAAG GGCGCGGGACAGAGCAAGCTCGGAATCTACATAAAGTCTGTggtggcgggcggcgcggcggcggcggacgGGCGGCTCGCGGCCGGCGACCAGCTGCTCTCCGTCGACGGACAGTCGCTCGTCGGCATCACCCAGGAAAAGGTGCTACTTATTTATGCATACAACTGA